The following nucleotide sequence is from Vibrio fluvialis.
CTGCACACCACTGCGAGCTTTTGAGGCCGCAAACGCTTCGAGGCGTTCACCAATCAAAAACAGCAGCAGAACCATTGCTGCCTCAACAGTTTCTCCGAGATACAGAGCTCCCACAGCCGCGACGGTCATGAGTGTTTCAATGGCAAATGGCGTGCCTGATTTGGCGAGCTTCCACGCCTTAGTGGCGATGGGCACAAGACCTGCAATGCAGCTGAAAGTAAAAATCCAGCGCCCGGCTTCCACCGCCCAAAGATTCGTCAACGTCCCGATAGCCATCATAGCCGCGAGTGCAACAATACGCAGGGTATCCGCTTCAAGCAGCGGATGGCGCGGTTTGGCCTGCTGGGCGGAACTCTTTTGCTGATCGTCGTAGATCTTAAATCCGGTGTTGGTGACGGCCTGCTCAATCGCCGCAGCCGTTGAGGCTGAGTTAAATTGCACCACCAGTTTTTCCGTCGCAAACAGCACGCGAGCGTCGACGATATCGGTCAGTTGGTTAACAGCCGTTTCAATTTTGCGTGCGCAGGATGGACAATCCATCCCCACCACACGCCAGCTCTGCTTGTAGGTTGAGGTTCCCCCAGTGGGTTCGTCCTCATCAGGGCCATCCGCCCCACTGCAACTGCTGGATGAACAGCATCCACCCTCAGAATTGGTCGCACCGGCAGGGTGAATGGATTGAATTTTCGGGCTTGCTGAGCAGGACACCGATTTAATGGTTGGTGCTGCAGACTTTTCTGAGCGGCAACCTTCATGCTTGGTACACATAGCGCTTCTCCTTTTATCAGGCTTAACCCGATGCTACACCTTGGAGTCTACTCCAAGGTCAAGCACTAATTTTTAGGGCTTCAGACAAAAAACAAAAGGCACCGAAGTGCCTTTTTGCCTGTTAAAGGCGTTAGACCGGATGTTTGAAGCACGCCGCCAGATTTTTCCCAATCGCCTGCAGCACGTCCCGGCGGGTAATAATGCCGACCAGTTTCCCCTCATCGACCACCGGATACACTTTCGGTTTACCCACTTTCATCATTTCTGCCAGCTCAATGATGGACATATTCGGTGAAACCGAGAGCACTTCCTGGTGCATGCAATCGCTCACAATGTGGGTATCCTGGCAGTAATAGCTCACTTTAATCAGCTTCTCCAGCAAGTCCTGCTCAGAGAGGAAACCAATCACGCGTTCATTATCATCAATCACCGGGCCACCTAAATGGTTTGAGTGGATCACGCGATCCAAAGCAGCGGTCAGTGACATATCCGGTTTGAAAGTGACCGCTTTGACGGTCATGTAGTCTCTTACTTTTAACGAATCCATAGCGGTCTCCTTGCTCGCAACCTAACGTTGCTTATTTAGTAAGTGTTGACTAATTTCTTGATTTTACTAAATGGAAAACCTCAATTTTGTTGATAGATTTTTTCGATGAATTCGGCGTCAACGTGCCTCATCTCTCTCACGCTTTCAGCACAATTTTCTAAAACCTGTCTTATTTATTAGTCACTGCGCATCCGGCAGGCTTTTTCCTGAGATATCATCTATATGTTAACTATTGACTCAACCATCAATAGAGACCGCCGTTGTGAACTCCGTCTTCTATTCTGTCATTTCCGCTAACCCCGACCTGTTGCATGTCGTGTTTGAAGCGCTGCCAGAGCCTACGTTTTTGATCAATCGTGAAGGCATTTACGTGGAAGCCTGGGGTGGGACCGACACGCAGCGTCATCATAATCCGGCGACCATCATCGGCATGAATCAACAACAAGTCCTGCCCGCAGATAAAGCCATCTGGTTCAATCGTGTTATCGGAGAGGCGTTGAAAACCGGTCTGGCGGCGGAATTGGAATATGACCTTGATCCAAAGCAGATGCCCTGTTTTGAGGATGTTGAGGGGCCACGGGATCTGCAGTTTTTTAACGCGCTGGTGATCCCGTTACCTAATACAGAGTTCGTATTGTGGATTGTGCGCAACATTACCGAATACCGCCGCACCGTCGACAAACTGGCCCGCCATCAACTGGAACTGGAACACTTGACACATATCGATCATTTAACGCAGGTGTACAACCGCTATGCGATGGACTCACTACTTCCGCAGGCACTGGAGGTGGCGAAACTGGATCAGCTTTCGTGCGCACTGTTTATGATTGATATTGACTGCTTTAAGGAATACAACGATTTTTATGGCCATCTGCAGGGAGACGAGGCACTCAAACAGGTCAGTCAGGCGCTCAATCATTGGAAACGCAAAGGTGATCTCTGTTTTCGTTACGGCGGTGATGAATTTTTGCTGTTCATTCCTGATATCAGCGTCGAGCAATGCGAACACAAAGCGCATCAACTGCTGAGCGAGATTCAGACGCTCGCTATCCCGCATCACAATTCTCACGTCAATGATGTGCTGTCTGTAACCATCGGCATACACCATTGCCTGCGTTTGTCCGCGGACATGACCGCAGAAAAGCTGGTCGCTATTGCCGACAAAGCTCTGTTTCACGCCAAACACCAGCGACGCGGCACAATGCACATTTACTGATGCTTAAACCACAGCAAAAAAACGGCAGAGACGATGAAATCTCTGCCGCTATTCTTGCTGTCTTCAGATTATTGCTGCCAGCGCTCTGCGGCTTTTGCATCTGATTCGCGTGAATCGACCCAGCGAGTGGATTCTGTGGTGCGTTCTTTTTTCCAGAATGGCGCTTTGGTTTTGAGGTAATCCATCACAAATTCACACGCTTCGAACGACGCACTGCGATGAGCACTGCTGACACCAACAAACACGATTTGATCGCCGATATCCATGTCACCGACACGATGAATGACACGAACTTTCTGTAAGGACCAGCGACGCTCAGCTTCATCACAGATTTCAAGCAAGGCTTTTTCGGTCATACCCGGATAGTGTTCCAGATGTAAGCCGGTCACGTTGTCACCCAGATTCATGTCGCGCACTTTACCGACAAACGTCACCACGGCCCCGGCCTGTGTCCCAGCAGAAAGCTGAGCATACTCATCAGCCACAGAAAAATCCTGTGCCTGAACAGAAACTCTGTTATCCATATTAGCCTCCGGTTACTGGTGGGAAAAAGGCCACTTCGTCGCCATCACTGAGCGCGAAATCCATCGGCACAATCGACTGATTGACCGCTGCCAGCAATTTGCCGGGCTCCAGCGCCAGCGACCATTTCCCTGGTTGTTCAGCCAGATGAGCACGCAATGCTTCCACCGTGGAAAATTGTGCTTCCAACGTCAGTCTGTCGCATTCAACCAGTTCACGAGTTTGGGCAAAAAATAACACTGTGATCATGCGTCCACCTTAAAGTGACCCGATTTACCGCCGGTCTTTTCCAGCAGTCTAACCTGCTCAATCACCATGTCTTTCTGCACCGCTTTACACATATCGTAAATGGTCAGCGCGGCGACCGATGCTGCAGTCAGCGCTTCCATTTCCACGCCCGTTTTCCCAGCCAGTTTGCACACCGATTCAATGCGCACCCGACTTTCCGCTTCAATCGCTTCCAACTGCACTTCGACTTTGGACAACAACAATGGATGGCACAGTGGAATCAAATCCCAAGTTTTCTTCGCAGCCTGAATCCCAGCAATACGCGCAGTCGCAAACACATCACCCTTGTGGTGCTGACCTGAAATAATCAGTTGTAACGTTTCCGGTGCCATACGAATAAACGCTTCAGCCCGAGCTTCGCGGACAGTGTCACTTTTGGCGGAAACATCAACCATGTTCGCCTCTCCGGAGGCATTGATATGGGTAAACTGACTCATGTCGCCCCCTTATACCGACAGGTGCGGCATAAAGTTACACGGACGATGACTGGCATCCATTTGTTGTCTGATGATCTTCGTCCAGCCCGTACGGCAAGCCCCGGTTGAACCCGGCATCGCGAAAATCACGGTATGGTTGGCAAAGCCTGCCACCGCACGCGACTGAATGGTCGAAGTCCCGATCTCTTCAAAAGACACCATACGGAACAGCTCACCAAAGCCTTCCACTTCTTTATCAAACAGTGGCTTGAGCGCTTCCGGCGTGCTGTCGCGGGAAGTAAAGCCCGTGCCGCCAGTAATCAGAATGGCCTGCACGTTCTCGTCAGCGATCCACTGTGAAACCACAGCGCGGATCTTGTACATATCATCAATAACAATTTGCTTGTCGATCAGCTTGTGACCCGCTTCCTGAAGTTGCTCTGCCAGGTAACGGCCAGAAGTATCGTTCTCTTCCGTACGCGTGTCAGATACCGTCAGAACGGCAATGTTAGCAGGCTGAAATTTGCTTTCTGCGTGACCCATGAGTTCACCTTTATCAATAATCGTTGAATGTGTTGTCGGCCCGGCAACAAACCCGGCCCAAAGAGAAATTATTAACCGCCGATCGACGCCAGATGTGGCGTCATACCCGTATTTCCGTCATGCAAGAAATGGCTGACCGATTTGGTTTGCAACTGAGCTTGGATACGCGCAATCAACGCGTTTTCTTGCGTATCGTCTTGCAGCAAATCGCGCAGTTCCACACCATGGTCACCAAACAGGCACAAGTGCAGCTTGCCTAACGCCGACACGCGCAGACGGTTGCAACTGCTACAGAAATTTTTCTCGTACGGCATGATGAGGCCAATCTCACCTTGATAATCGGCATGCACGAACACTTGGGCCGGTCCATCATTATTCGCGCGGGCTTTCAGTATCCAGCCGTCGGCAATCAATTGATTGCGAATTGCGGTGCCGGAAACATGCTGGCGGCTGAACAGGTCGTCCATCTCACCAGTCTGCATCAGCTCGATAAAACGCAGTTGAATCGGACGATGTTTGATCCAGTTGAGAAACTGAGGCAGCTCCTGAGCGTTAAGATCTTTCATCAACACGACGTTGACTTTGACCTGCTCGTAGCCGACCTCAAATGCGCGATCGATACCCTGCATCACCTGATGGAAACGGTTTTCGCCGGTAATTTGATGAAACATGCGCGGATCCAGGCTGTCTACGCTGACATTGATGTGCGTTAAGCCTGCCGCTTTCCACTCCGCAACACCTTTCGCCATGCGATAGCCGTTGGTGGTGGTCGCGACTTTCTGGATTCCCGGCGTTGAAGCCACCGTATGGATAATCTCGGTAAAATCTTTGCGCAGACTCGGCTCACCGCCGGTAATACGCACTTTGGAGGTCCCGCAATCGGCAAACGCATTTACCACACGCTTGATTTCCGGCAGGGTCAAAAAAGAGGAATTCTTATTGCCCGACGGGTGATACCCATCAGGTAAACAATAAGTACATTTGAAGTTACAGACATCTGTAACGGATAAGCGTAAGTAGTAAAACTTACGCTGAAATCTATCTTCGAATTGTTGCGCCACGTCACACCTTTCCAAACACGGGAGGCATAATCATTTCCAACTATGCCCTTGTGGCTCAAGGCCACTGGCTTATCCACCGTATCCTGCACCAGGACTTAGCTGAAATAAGCTCGGAGTAATGGCAACTAATGAGATCAACTTATGGGTTACTCAATAGCAGCTGATTGGTAAAATACTTAAAAAGAGTACGTGATTCCAGTGCAAGCACGAAAAAAACTCACTAGTACCTCAAATTACCCCAAAATAAGTATGAGATATAAATCAATTCCTCTAAATTGTAGCGGATTGTGAAAATATAAGAAGAAGAGAGATGACTCTGTACCAGAACAAGAAAGTGGTCGCGATTGGCGGTGGCCACGGTTTAGGACGCATGTTGGCTGCGTTAAAAATTTTTGGCTCTAACGCCACAGGGATTGTCACCACCACCGACAACGGGGGCTCAACCGGGCGCATTCGTCACTGTCAGGGTGGGATCGCCTGGGGTGACACCCGCAACTGCATTAACCAGTTAATCACAGAACCTTCCATCAGCTCGATGATGTTCGAGTACCGCTTCAAAGGCGCGGGCGAACTCGATGGCCATAACCTGGGCAACCTGATGCTGACCGCATTAGACCACCTTTCTGTGCGTCCGTTGGAAGCCATCAATCTGATTCGTGGCATGCTCAAAGTTGACGTCAACATCGTACCGATGTCTGAACACCCTTCTGATCTGAAAGCGCTGTCTGTGGACGGTAAATGGGTGACGGGCGAGACCAGTGTCGATGAGATGCAACAAGATTTACGCCGCCTAGATCTGGAACCGGAAGTGCCAGCCACTCGCGAAGGCGTGTTGGCCATCGCCGACGCCGATGCGATCATACTCGGCCCGGGCAGTTTTCTGACCAGTATCATGCCACCGCTTTTACTGCCGGAAATGGGACAGGCCATTGAAAACAACACCCGCGCCAAGCTTATCTTCGTAGAGAACCTGTCGCCAGAATATGGGCCAGCGGGTCGTATGACACTGCGTCAGAAACTGGAATGGTGTGAACGTGCCTGTCACGGCCGAAAAATTGATGTGGTGATTGGTGCCGATGCACATCCGGATCTGGACAGCGAATGGAACTGCGTGACACGTGATTTGGCTTCACCCAACCGCGACTGGCGTCACGACCGGGTGAAACTGCGTAAAGCGATTGAAGAGCAGTTAAGCGATTAACTGCGAATAGCTTTGACGAGTATGCTGGATAAGGTCAATCATAATCGCCGTATCCAGCGTTTCGTCAATGGTCGTGCCTTGTTTGGCCCGACTATCAATGTCAACCGCTTTGGCACACAACTGATCAGCCCCAAAGCTCGCCGCGCTGCTTTTCAACGCATGGCTGATCTCTTTGAGATACTCCAGTTTATCACCGTATGCCTCATTGCTCAGATTTGCGCGATAAGTATCCAGTTCACCTAAGAAAATTTCCACCAGAACGGGGACATTTTCTTCACCAATTTCCTGTGCCAGATTATCAATCTTGCTGAGATTCATCAGTTCCATGTGCGCTTACTTTTCCTTTTCCTGCACCTTCTCGTTCCAGGTTTGCAGTTTGCGATAAATAGTGGATGGGCTGACGTCCAGATAACCGGCAGCACGCGGAATATTGCCATCACAGGCTTCAATCGCTTTCTCAATGGCTTGCTTTTCCGTCATCCACAACGGGAAGATTTCGTGAACCGATACGGGCGCGGCGTTAACCTTCGGAACACTGATGATGTTTTCGCTTGGATGATTGAGCGGTGGTGGCAGCATATTCAGATTGATTTCACGCCCTTCATTCAGCACCACAACGTTGCGCAGTACGTTCTGCAGTTGACGCACATTACCCGGCCATTCGTATTGTTTAAAACGTTCCACGACTTCCGGAGCGAGACGGACAAAGCCTTTGCCCTCTTCTTTCGACATATAGCCCAGCAGCGAGTAGGCAATTTCAATGACATCATCGCCACGCTCACGTAAAGGCGGCAGATGCAGTGGAATGACGTACAAACGGTAGTACAAATCTTCACGGAAACGGCCTTCCTGTACTTCTTTCCATGGGTCGCGGTTGGTCGCACAGACAAAACGCACATCCACACTTTTCATTTTTGACGAGCCGACTTTCTGGAAGGTACCGGTCTGAATAAAGCGCAACAATTTAGTCTGCAGATCGAGATCCATTTCGCACAGCTCATCAAGGAACAGAGTGCCGCCATCGGCCAATTCTGCAGCGCCCTGGCGATCCGTTGCTGCGCCAGTAAATGCGCCTTTAACATGACCAAACAGTTCACTTTCAATCAGATCTTTAGGAATCGCGGCACAGTTAATCGCAATGAATGGTTTGTCGCCGCGTCTACTGGCGGCGTGAATCGCTTCCGCGCACACCTCTTTACCCGTACCGCTTTCTCCAGTAATGAAGATACTTGCCTTACTGCTGGCCGCGGAGTCAATGGTGCGGTACACCGCAAGCATGGTTTGACTACTGCCGATAAAGCCTTGGTAATTCTGGTTACCCGGGTTGTCAGCTTCATTCTTCAGCTTGCTGGCTTTACGAATCGCATTGTTTACCGTGACACGTAAGCGGTCTGCTTCACACGGTTTGATGAGGAAATCCTGTGCGCCATGACGCATCGCCTCAACCGCTGTATCAATTGAACCATGTGCGGTCATAAAAATCACAGGTACATCCGGCGAGCGCTGTTTAACAGCGTGTAATACGTCCATACCGGTCATGTCCGGCAGGCGCAGATCGAGTAGGATGAGATCCGGTTCGCGGTGCGCGATACTTTCGATCGCTTCACGCCCGGTTCCGACGATGTTGATATCGATCTCTAGCGGAGTCAGGTACGAGCGATATAACGCCGCCACTGACGCCGTATCTTCGACCATCAGCAGATATTTCGCCTTATGATGAATATCATTTAATTGCATAACCTAGCCATTTATCTTTTGCATTTTGCTTAATAGTCGCATTTGGAGTTGCATTTTGCAAATTCAAAGCGATATTTCCGCAAAAATAGTGTCAGAATTCCAAAGAATCACCGAAATACAAACTGGCACGGAATATGCTTTATTCAATTTGACCCGCAAGGGTCACCTAGCCAACTGACGTTGTTAGTGAATACGATATTCACGATATAACAGCCAATAGAACTCTTTTCTATTGGCTATTTTTTTAGCTATTAACAATGAACTGCTGACGCAGCTTTTCAAGCTGATCGCGTTTTTCTGCAGCCAGTTCAAACTCCAAATCCTGTGCATGTTTGTACATCTGAGCTTCGAGTCTGTTGATCTCTTTTTCCAACTGCTGTGGTGTCATAGTATCGTAGCTGGCTGACTCTTCTGCAACCTTCGCCAAAGGCACAACTTTGCTGGTACGTTGCTTACGCGACTTGGTAATGTCACCCAACTCCATGATATCTTTCACGTTGCGCTTCAAGGCTTGTGGCTCAATGCCCATTTTTTCGTTGTACGCTTGTTGTTTCTCGCGGCGACGACTGGTCTCATCCATCGCTTTTTTCATCGACTTGGTGATGTTGTCTGCGTACAGGATCGCTTTACCCTGCAGGTTACGAGCGGCGCGGCCAATGGTCTGAATCAATGAACGTTCAGAGCGCAGGAAACCCTCTTTGTCAGCATCCAGAATCGCCACCAGCGAGACTTCCGGCATGTCGAGACCTTCGCGCAATAAGTTAATACCCACTAACACGTCAAACACACCGAGGCGTAAGTCACGAATGATTTCTACCCGTTCCACGGTATCAATATCCGAGTGCAGATAACGTACTTTGACATCGTGTTCGTGCAGGTATTCAGTTAAGTCTTCGGCCATCCGTTTGGTCAGCGTGGTCACCAGCACCCGCTCATCTTTCACCGCGCGAATGCGAATTTCGGACAGCAGATCATCGACCTGAGTCGCGACAGGCCGGACTTCAAGCTCAGGATCGAGCAAACCAGTTGGGCGCACAACCTGATCCGCAATTTCACCATCGGATTTCTCCAGTTCGTAGTTACCCGGAGTCGCGGATACAAAGATGGTTTGCGGTGCCAGAGCTTCGAACTCTTCAAACTTGAGTGGTCGGTTATCCAATGCCGAAGGCAGACGAAAACCATACTCGACCAACGTCTCTTTACGTGAGCGGTCACCTTTATACATTGCGCCAATCTGCGGCACGGTCACGTGCGATTCATCGATCACAAGTAGGCCGTCGTGTGGCAGGTAATCAAACAGGGTCGGTGGCGGCTCGCCTTCCGCGCGTCCGCTGAGGTAACGGGAATAGTTTTCTATCCCTGAACAGAACCCCAACTCATTCATCATTTCGATATCAAATTGGGTGCGCTGAGAAATACGCTGTTCTTCCAGTAACTTGTTGTTGTCGAGCAGATACTGACGTCGCGATGCCAGTTCAGTTTTGATGTTTTCGATGGCATCGAGAATACGCTCTCGTGGCGTAACGTAGTGTGTCTTCGGATAAACGGTAAAACGTGGCAGATCACGCTGCTTAATCACCCCGGTTAATGGGTCAAAAATGCTGATACACTCCACTTCATCGTCAAACATTTCTACGCGCACGGCATCCTGATCCGATTCAGCCGGGAAGATATCAATCACCTCGCCGCGCACTCGGAACTGACCGCGCTCAAACGCC
It contains:
- a CDS encoding CBS domain-containing protein, which encodes MDSLKVRDYMTVKAVTFKPDMSLTAALDRVIHSNHLGGPVIDDNERVIGFLSEQDLLEKLIKVSYYCQDTHIVSDCMHQEVLSVSPNMSIIELAEMMKVGKPKVYPVVDEGKLVGIITRRDVLQAIGKNLAACFKHPV
- a CDS encoding sensor domain-containing diguanylate cyclase; protein product: MNSVFYSVISANPDLLHVVFEALPEPTFLINREGIYVEAWGGTDTQRHHNPATIIGMNQQQVLPADKAIWFNRVIGEALKTGLAAELEYDLDPKQMPCFEDVEGPRDLQFFNALVIPLPNTEFVLWIVRNITEYRRTVDKLARHQLELEHLTHIDHLTQVYNRYAMDSLLPQALEVAKLDQLSCALFMIDIDCFKEYNDFYGHLQGDEALKQVSQALNHWKRKGDLCFRYGGDEFLLFIPDISVEQCEHKAHQLLSEIQTLAIPHHNSHVNDVLSVTIGIHHCLRLSADMTAEKLVAIADKALFHAKHQRRGTMHIY
- the moaE gene encoding molybdopterin synthase catalytic subunit MoaE — protein: MDNRVSVQAQDFSVADEYAQLSAGTQAGAVVTFVGKVRDMNLGDNVTGLHLEHYPGMTEKALLEICDEAERRWSLQKVRVIHRVGDMDIGDQIVFVGVSSAHRSASFEACEFVMDYLKTKAPFWKKERTTESTRWVDSRESDAKAAERWQQ
- the moaD gene encoding molybdopterin synthase sulfur carrier subunit encodes the protein MITVLFFAQTRELVECDRLTLEAQFSTVEALRAHLAEQPGKWSLALEPGKLLAAVNQSIVPMDFALSDGDEVAFFPPVTGG
- the moaC gene encoding cyclic pyranopterin monophosphate synthase MoaC gives rise to the protein MSQFTHINASGEANMVDVSAKSDTVREARAEAFIRMAPETLQLIISGQHHKGDVFATARIAGIQAAKKTWDLIPLCHPLLLSKVEVQLEAIEAESRVRIESVCKLAGKTGVEMEALTAASVAALTIYDMCKAVQKDMVIEQVRLLEKTGGKSGHFKVDA
- the moaB gene encoding molybdenum cofactor biosynthesis protein B, with the translated sequence MGHAESKFQPANIAVLTVSDTRTEENDTSGRYLAEQLQEAGHKLIDKQIVIDDMYKIRAVVSQWIADENVQAILITGGTGFTSRDSTPEALKPLFDKEVEGFGELFRMVSFEEIGTSTIQSRAVAGFANHTVIFAMPGSTGACRTGWTKIIRQQMDASHRPCNFMPHLSV
- the moaA gene encoding GTP 3',8-cyclase MoaA, with amino-acid sequence MAQQFEDRFQRKFYYLRLSVTDVCNFKCTYCLPDGYHPSGNKNSSFLTLPEIKRVVNAFADCGTSKVRITGGEPSLRKDFTEIIHTVASTPGIQKVATTTNGYRMAKGVAEWKAAGLTHINVSVDSLDPRMFHQITGENRFHQVMQGIDRAFEVGYEQVKVNVVLMKDLNAQELPQFLNWIKHRPIQLRFIELMQTGEMDDLFSRQHVSGTAIRNQLIADGWILKARANNDGPAQVFVHADYQGEIGLIMPYEKNFCSSCNRLRVSALGKLHLCLFGDHGVELRDLLQDDTQENALIARIQAQLQTKSVSHFLHDGNTGMTPHLASIGG
- a CDS encoding YvcK family protein — encoded protein: MTLYQNKKVVAIGGGHGLGRMLAALKIFGSNATGIVTTTDNGGSTGRIRHCQGGIAWGDTRNCINQLITEPSISSMMFEYRFKGAGELDGHNLGNLMLTALDHLSVRPLEAINLIRGMLKVDVNIVPMSEHPSDLKALSVDGKWVTGETSVDEMQQDLRRLDLEPEVPATREGVLAIADADAIILGPGSFLTSIMPPLLLPEMGQAIENNTRAKLIFVENLSPEYGPAGRMTLRQKLEWCERACHGRKIDVVIGADAHPDLDSEWNCVTRDLASPNRDWRHDRVKLRKAIEEQLSD
- the luxU gene encoding quorum-sensing phosphorelay protein LuxU, which gives rise to MELMNLSKIDNLAQEIGEENVPVLVEIFLGELDTYRANLSNEAYGDKLEYLKEISHALKSSAASFGADQLCAKAVDIDSRAKQGTTIDETLDTAIMIDLIQHTRQSYSQLIA
- the luxO gene encoding quorum-sensing sigma-54 dependent transcriptional regulator LuxO produces the protein MQLNDIHHKAKYLLMVEDTASVAALYRSYLTPLEIDINIVGTGREAIESIAHREPDLILLDLRLPDMTGMDVLHAVKQRSPDVPVIFMTAHGSIDTAVEAMRHGAQDFLIKPCEADRLRVTVNNAIRKASKLKNEADNPGNQNYQGFIGSSQTMLAVYRTIDSAASSKASIFITGESGTGKEVCAEAIHAASRRGDKPFIAINCAAIPKDLIESELFGHVKGAFTGAATDRQGAAELADGGTLFLDELCEMDLDLQTKLLRFIQTGTFQKVGSSKMKSVDVRFVCATNRDPWKEVQEGRFREDLYYRLYVIPLHLPPLRERGDDVIEIAYSLLGYMSKEEGKGFVRLAPEVVERFKQYEWPGNVRQLQNVLRNVVVLNEGREINLNMLPPPLNHPSENIISVPKVNAAPVSVHEIFPLWMTEKQAIEKAIEACDGNIPRAAGYLDVSPSTIYRKLQTWNEKVQEKEK
- the uvrB gene encoding excinuclease ABC subunit UvrB — its product is MSKAFELVSEYQPSGDQPEAIRQLLEGIDAGLAHQTLLGVTGSGKTFTLANVIAQAQRPTILLAPNKTLAAQLYGEMKGFFPNNAVEYFVSYYDYYQPEAYVPTTDTFIEKDAAVNSHIEQMRLSATKALLERKDAIIVASVSAIYGLGDPDSYLKMMLHLRRGDVINQRDMLRRLAELQYSRNDVAFERGQFRVRGEVIDIFPAESDQDAVRVEMFDDEVECISIFDPLTGVIKQRDLPRFTVYPKTHYVTPRERILDAIENIKTELASRRQYLLDNNKLLEEQRISQRTQFDIEMMNELGFCSGIENYSRYLSGRAEGEPPPTLFDYLPHDGLLVIDESHVTVPQIGAMYKGDRSRKETLVEYGFRLPSALDNRPLKFEEFEALAPQTIFVSATPGNYELEKSDGEIADQVVRPTGLLDPELEVRPVATQVDDLLSEIRIRAVKDERVLVTTLTKRMAEDLTEYLHEHDVKVRYLHSDIDTVERVEIIRDLRLGVFDVLVGINLLREGLDMPEVSLVAILDADKEGFLRSERSLIQTIGRAARNLQGKAILYADNITKSMKKAMDETSRRREKQQAYNEKMGIEPQALKRNVKDIMELGDITKSRKQRTSKVVPLAKVAEESASYDTMTPQQLEKEINRLEAQMYKHAQDLEFELAAEKRDQLEKLRQQFIVNS